AACACTTTCCTCTGCGCTTCGGGATTATCGTGCATCCGATCGGCGATGCGTCCTGCGCTGTTACCAGACGGTGATCGAAATTTGCGGCTCAGTCAAAAAAGGAAGTAAAATCGGATTTGTCTTTCAGAAACCTCTAACATTTATTACCGAACAACTCACGTACTATTTGGGTTAAAATCGGGTCGCGGAAAGTGTTGGCTTTGGATAGACGTTGGCCAGAAAATTGAATCGACCGACCGGCGAGAATCGTGACCTTCTCCTGCCAAGTTGACCCCCATCGTATTCGACAGGACCGGTGTTCCAGCAACTCCGCCTGGGCAGCAGCAAAGACAGATCAAACGACCTATCGGACCGATGCCTGGCTTCAGTTTTACAGATCCAAAGCCACGACTCGTTTCGCCTCGACATGTCTATGTACTGCGCCGGCACCAAGATGATGAGCGCACCACTCCATACCACGGCTATCGCCTGAGAACGCGGCCTGCGGTTCTCCCGCGGGATACGAGAAACGCGCTCTCAGATGCCAACCGATCCAGCCCACGCGCATTCGAACGCAGGTATCGGCATGGAGAACCCCTTCAGTTGCAGTCGGGCGACTTCCACAAAAGTGGCGCCACTGTCCTGATCCCGGAACACACTCTCGGATACCAGAATCTGATCAGACGAGGCCGCAGAACACAAGCGGGCAGCCAGCTGAACTGTCCTGCCAAAAAGATCGTTGCTGTCCTCGACGGGTTCTCCGCAGTCAATGCCGATCCGAATATGTATAGGCTCGGCGTTGCCTCGGTTATAGCGGTGGAACCCCTGATGAATGGCGGTGGCGCAATCAACGGCCTGCGTAGGGGATACGAAGGACGCCATTATGCCGTCGCCGGTGTGCTTCACCTCGCTCCCGCCATGCTCTTTCAAGCATCTTCGAACGACGGAATCGTGCGCCCTGACCAGTTCCGTGCCCATGCGATCGCCGAGGCGGGCGGTCATTTCCGTCGAGCCCACTATATCCGTGAACATGATCGCGCGGTGGGCGCCATCTTTCGTTTGTGATTTTCCGGCAAGAGGTTCGGGATCGTGGATACGGCCAAGAAAAGCCTCCACAGCGGAAAGTGCCACCTCGACAACCTCGCCCGCGACATGGCCGTGCGCCACGCGATGGACGCACTGAGCCGTTTCCTTGTCTGGTGCATCTATCAGGCAAAACGCAGTACCGCGCTGATGGTCGAACCAGTACGTCAGGAACTTCACTCCATACTCGTCCTGGACTTCGAGATCCTTCCGATGTGCCTCGGCAACGTCTACGGCGCTATATCCTTTGAGATCGTGACGATCCATGAATATGGCCATCATCTTCTCCTCCCCGGTCTCCAGGAAGTGTATGCCCGATCGGAATTTTGGGCAATCGATCGAATACCTTTCAGTTTAATGTGCTCGCGTTTTGGCAAATGCCGCCGCCGGGGGAACAACTGCTCCGCCGAAAGGCCATGCCGCCTCCACAGCGAAAACCATCCCGTCGGCCGAATAGCTTTCGGCGACAATCTGTGCCTGCTCCTCGTTGCTCCGATCGCGATTGCGTCCAGTTCCTGTCACGCCGGGACAGCAAGGTTTTCTTACAACCGGTTTTAAAATGGAGAAACGAAGGAGTTTTTACAGGCGTCTCGTCACTGGGAAACAGCCTCCCCGACCATTGGTCAAACAGCGATACCGTTCCCATTGACACCCATACCTATCCATTCCGGGTTTCCACACCCCAACACATCGCGTAACGCGCTAATTTGTACCTTTTAGGAATGGAAGGCTTTGGAAGCGACCCCTGCGGACATAACACACCGCATCGTAACTTCGCGAAGTACGTCGGATTGAACGTAAGCGCGCAGGCGACCCCACGTAGCGGGGGGGGGCGTAAAATGGCTCATTTTCGGCATGAATCATGCGGAGAATCCTATGAGCGACAGTGTGAATCAGGCTCGTGCCTTTGAGGTTTTGACAGCAACACCGGTACGGTCGAGACGTAAGCCGCGCGATTGGCCGGATGACGAGAAGGCGCGGCTGATTGCCGAGACGTTTCTGCCGGGGGCGAATGTCTCGGCTATCGCACGCGCTGCAGGACTGGATGCTTCGCAGCTTTACGGCTGGCGTCGCAAGGCATTGGCCTCGGGATCGGTGGTGCCCCTTTCGAAAGAGGCTAATGAAAGGGTTAGTTTCGCGCGCGTCGAAGCTGTTGCAAGTTCACCGGTGGAGATCGTCATGGGTGACGTCGTGGTGCGCGTTGCCGGAGATATCGAGCCGGATCATCTTGCCAAGATCCTACGGGCGGTGCGCAGGGCATGATTGCGTCTGGCGTTGTCGTTTACGTCTCCTGCCAACCGGTCGACTTTCGCAAGGGAGCGGCTTCGTTGATGGCTTTGGTCAGGGATGGCGGTCTAGATCCTTTCAATAGCGCCCTTTACGTGTTCCGTTCCAAACGGAAGGACCGTGTCCGGATCGTGTGGTGGGATGGCAGCGGGGTCTGTCTCTATTCGAAAGTTATCGAAGGAAATGGCTTTTGCTGGCCGGCAGCGACGGCGGCGCGCATCCGTCTGGATCATGCCCAGCTCATGGCCCTACTGGCCGGAATGGATTGGAAGAAGATCCGCCCGGCGACAATCAGGAGGCCGCTTTCGACGGGTTGAACCCATCCAAAAAATCTCACGCATGTTACTGTAAACGCTAGGAAAAGATCACTATTTGTGATCTACTTCCTGCTATGATGTTCTCTGCTTCGGACCTTCCTGACGACGTTGATGCACTCAAGGCGATGATCGTCGCCATGAGTGCAGAAGGCGCCGCTGCCCGAGCGGAGATCACCCGGCTTGAGGCATTGAAGAAAGACACTGACGAGCGGATCGCCACCCTCACTGCGATTGTGAAAGTTCTACAGCGTGCTCAGAAAGGCACCCGCTCAGAACGGCTTCGGTTGGGAATCGACGATGATCAGATCGACTTTGCGTTCGAGGAGGTCGAAACCGGCTTAGCGACGATCGACAGCGAGCTCGACCAGTTACGGAAAGACAAGCCGAAGCGGGAGGCTCGCCCGCGCAAAGGCTTTGCCGCTCATCTCGAGCGTATCGAGGAGGTCATTGAACCTGAAATCCCTGAAGAGTGCCAAGGGTTGGAAAAGGTTTTGATCGGCGAAGACCGATCCGAGCGGCTCGATGTCATCCCACCGAAGTTTAGGGTTATTGTCACCCGCAGACCTAAATACGCGTTTAGGGGCCGTGACGGCGTGCTGCAGGCTTTGGCACCTGCCCATATCATCGAAGCTGGCCTGCCGAGCGAACGGCTCCTGGCCTACATCGCCGTATCCAAATACGCCGACGGCCTTCCGCTCTACCGTCAGGAAACAATCTACCTGCGCGACAGCGTGGTACTGAGCCGCTCCTTGATGGCTCAATGGATGGGACATCTCGGCTTCGAGCTCAAGATCCTGGCCGATTACATCCTGGAGAGGATTAAAGCAGGTGAAAGGGTCTTTGCCGACGAAACGACATTGCCGACCCTGGTGCCTGGTTCGGGAAAAACAATGACGGCATGGCTGTGGGCCTATGCACGTGATGATCGGCCGTTCGGGGGATCAGGGCCACCAATGGTCGCCTACAGATTTGAAGACAGCAGAGGTGGGCGCTGTGTGGCCCGTCACCTGAGCGGCTTCAACGGCATTCTCCAGGTTGATGGGCACGGCGCCTATACGAGCATGGTCAAAGAGCAGGTCAAGGCCGGCAGCAACGAAACCATCACGTTGGCAGGGTGCTGGGCGCATGTCAGGCGCAAATTCTACGAACTCCATGTGGGGGGTATCAATCACGCCGCGACAGCCTCGGTGAAGGCGATGAGCGAGTTGTGGAAGGTCGAGGACGAGATCCGGGGAAAGGATGCCAACATCCGTGCTGCCGCACGACAAGAGCGGTCTGCGGCCATTGTCGCCAACCTTTTTGACATCTGGGAAAAGGAGCTCGCGAAAGTTTCTGGCAAGTCCAAGACCGCGGAAGCGATCCGCTATGCAATGACCCGCCGACAATCTCTGGAACGCTTTCTCGGTGACGGCCGCATCGAGATTGACTCCAATATCGTCGAGCGCGCAATCCGTCCCCAAACGATCACACGGAAGAATAGTCTATTTGCCGGAAGCGAAGGCGGTGGCAACACATGGGCCACGATCGCCACGCTTTTGCAGACAGCTAAAATGAACAACGTCGATCCGCTCGCCTGGCTGACACAGACTTTGGCCTATCTGCGCTGCATCCTCACAGAATTGCCGCAGCGCGCGCCAGATGCCGACATTGCCGATTTGCTACCCTTCAACTTCACAAAAACCGCCGCTGCCTGAGCCGATGCAGCCGTCGCACAGCGACCCCAGTCAAACAGGCCGCGTCAACGTGTCAACGCGCATGGAAATGAGCGCTTACCGTGTAAGGGCTGCTATCTGGCTCAGAGCGTAATAGGAACGTCTTTATACATCTTGGCCGATGGAGTGATCCGCAGATGGTCCCGAGCAAGATGAATCTCCCCGAAAGCGCTCAACCTTTCCTAAGTGATGGCGAGATTGTACTAGGCAAGGAGAACAATCTGGGCTTTTTGCCCTTCACTTATGCCTGGCTCGCGGAATAGGCGTGCAATCGATAGCCGCGCAGGACCTGGCTGCAACGGTTGCTGGCCCGCAATATATCTCATCACGAAACAGGGCCATCAACATTGGCTCCAGCGACGAACGGTTGACAGCACTCCCCGCCGCCCCGCTGTTATTTGACGAAGGAGTGGCAGGTATCCTGGCAGCCTAAAAAATGCGGACCGACCGCTTTTGGGAAGCCAGTCCGGCAGCGTAAACGACGCATATCAAGGCGCATTCCTGTCACAAGATTCGTCGCTTCTTGGCCAAAACACCCAGCTTCCAAGCTAAGCTGGAAAGCCGTCACGCCATCTCAAGGTGCGAGGATTCCGTTCCCTGCGCGATAAGCGGCGCGGGAGACTTCGAATGCGGGTGGGAAGCGTTAAGTCGCCGAGCCACGATATCGTGGTTGAGCCACAGGACGGGACCGGAAGGTTCTGAAGATTCGCCAAAAATGAGCTGTCCAGTTGCCTTCACCACGAGACTGCTCAGGAGGTCGCTGATCATCAACTTGCTGTCCCGATGCATCTGGGTGAT
This genomic stretch from Pararhizobium capsulatum DSM 1112 harbors:
- a CDS encoding transposase, producing the protein MSDSVNQARAFEVLTATPVRSRRKPRDWPDDEKARLIAETFLPGANVSAIARAAGLDASQLYGWRRKALASGSVVPLSKEANERVSFARVEAVASSPVEIVMGDVVVRVAGDIEPDHLAKILRAVRRA
- a CDS encoding nickel-binding protein, whose amino-acid sequence is MAIFMDRHDLKGYSAVDVAEAHRKDLEVQDEYGVKFLTYWFDHQRGTAFCLIDAPDKETAQCVHRVAHGHVAGEVVEVALSAVEAFLGRIHDPEPLAGKSQTKDGAHRAIMFTDIVGSTEMTARLGDRMGTELVRAHDSVVRRCLKEHGGSEVKHTGDGIMASFVSPTQAVDCATAIHQGFHRYNRGNAEPIHIRIGIDCGEPVEDSNDLFGRTVQLAARLCSAASSDQILVSESVFRDQDSGATFVEVARLQLKGFSMPIPAFECAWAGSVGI
- the tnpB gene encoding IS66 family insertion sequence element accessory protein TnpB (TnpB, as the term is used for proteins encoded by IS66 family insertion elements, is considered an accessory protein, since TnpC, encoded by a neighboring gene, is a DDE family transposase.); this translates as MIASGVVVYVSCQPVDFRKGAASLMALVRDGGLDPFNSALYVFRSKRKDRVRIVWWDGSGVCLYSKVIEGNGFCWPAATAARIRLDHAQLMALLAGMDWKKIRPATIRRPLSTG
- the tnpC gene encoding IS66 family transposase, which produces MMFSASDLPDDVDALKAMIVAMSAEGAAARAEITRLEALKKDTDERIATLTAIVKVLQRAQKGTRSERLRLGIDDDQIDFAFEEVETGLATIDSELDQLRKDKPKREARPRKGFAAHLERIEEVIEPEIPEECQGLEKVLIGEDRSERLDVIPPKFRVIVTRRPKYAFRGRDGVLQALAPAHIIEAGLPSERLLAYIAVSKYADGLPLYRQETIYLRDSVVLSRSLMAQWMGHLGFELKILADYILERIKAGERVFADETTLPTLVPGSGKTMTAWLWAYARDDRPFGGSGPPMVAYRFEDSRGGRCVARHLSGFNGILQVDGHGAYTSMVKEQVKAGSNETITLAGCWAHVRRKFYELHVGGINHAATASVKAMSELWKVEDEIRGKDANIRAAARQERSAAIVANLFDIWEKELAKVSGKSKTAEAIRYAMTRRQSLERFLGDGRIEIDSNIVERAIRPQTITRKNSLFAGSEGGGNTWATIATLLQTAKMNNVDPLAWLTQTLAYLRCILTELPQRAPDADIADLLPFNFTKTAAA